ATTTTTCCTCGGAACTTCAATTCCGATGGTTCCTTTTCCTGGCATAGGCGCAATTATCCTGATCCCAAGTGCGGAAAGATTCAATGCAATATCATCCTGAAGCTTTTTGATAGCAGATACTCTGATTCCTGCTTCAGGAACAATTTCATATAAAGTAACGGTAGGTCCTATCGTCGCTTTGATCTCGGAGATCCCAACGTTGAAATTCTTTAAAAGGCCTACAATTTTATTTTTATTTTCTTCTAATTCTTCTTTATTGATAGAAATTTCTTCGTTACCGTAATCTTTAAGCAATTCTACAGGTGGCATCTGAAATCCTGCAAGATCAAGCTTGTGATCATACAGTCCGTGTTTTTCTACCAGTTCCTGTGACTTTCTATCTGAATCATCCAATACATCGATCACCTGAGCAACTTCAACATTAAATTTAATATTGTCCTGAGCCGGTGACGAAACTGGTGGAACAGGAACATTAATAGCCGGGCTCACCGGTGTCATGTCAAAAGCCTGTTCAGGCGTAGAGGTAGGAAGAGATGGTCTGGTATTAAGATTTAAACTGACGGGTTTTTCTTCCTCCTCAAAAGAAGTATGATTAGGAGTTACAATAGTTTCTATATCAGCTACAGGCTGTACTTCCGGAAATCCTTTAGGAACACTCACAGGTTCCTGATCTTTAGCCTTTGGTTTACTGCTAACATCAGTTACGGTAACATTCGGTATCGTTTCTTCAGCCTCTTCTTCAAGTTCTGTATCTGCTTCAAAATTTTCTTCTGAGCTCGGCATCATAGATTTAACCTTGCCAATCGTATGATCGTTGATTTTGTCCAGTTTGGCCTTAATAGAGCTTGGACGAAGATTGAATTCAAGGATAAAATATAAAAGGATACTTGATGCAAGTACTACCCAAAGTCCTACAGGTCCAATGATGGCATTAAGATAATCCATGATCTGATAGCCGTAAACACCTCCCAGAACTCCTTGGCCTTTAGTAACCGCTCCCATAAAAATAGGAAGCCAGCAGATAAAAAACAAAGAATGCCCTATGGTTTTCCACGGTTTGAAGGTTCTTTTCTTTAAGATAAGCGTTCCCACAACCAAAAATAAAAAGGCAATAATAAATGAGGCAATACCTATGCTTTCGAATATAAAAATATTACCCAGCCAGTCGCCTACCTTCCCAAAGACATTGGAAGATTGTATTGTTTTGTCTGTCATTGTTCCAGCTTGGCTCTGATCAGCCTTCCAGTTCATCAGATAAGAGACGAAGGAAAGGGTCAGAACGATAGAAAATAGAATGAAAGTAAGCCCGAAAAATATACGGGGCTTAGATAAGATTTTGCCTTTATCAGGCGATTCAGTCGGTTTTGTCTGTGTCTTTTTATCCATAATATCAATGTGGGCAAATTTAATGTTTTTTCAACATTAATAGAATCTTTTTTTGTTTAAAAGATAGCGTAATTTAGGTTTATTTTTTAAAATCACACAGCGTTTTTGAGATATTTTTTTCATTAAAATCTAATGCAGCAGGTGTTTTTTTACTAGTTCAAATGTTATTACCAAAACTCCACTAATTTTGTTCCATAAATTTAAAAATAAGAGAAAACGAAAATTTTATTTGAAAGTATCCTGGTTTATTCATGCCTCTATTTTCATTATTATCTATTAGCGTACAGCAAAAAAGAAAAATGAGAAAGAGGACCTTATTATTTTATTGATGTACAGGATGATTATTTCCTGGATGAAAAAAGGAGAATAGCTGACAGCAGGTTGCTTCTAAATAGCGATGAGCTTTTAAGTAAGATCAGAAATAAAACCTTTTCAAAAAAAAACAGTTGGCTGAATATCATTAATTTGAGTGCTGTTAATGAATATTTAGGAATAGAAAATTTTAATAAAACAGATAGGTTTAATATGTCCGGAATTTCATAATATTAGAAATTGAATTTTTCTTAATAAATTTCATGTTATTAAGAATGATTCAAAATAAATGAAATAGGCCTCAAAGTGACAAAAAACAGCTTTTTTTAGCCGCTTTGTTGTTTATCATCCTTATTTTTGCATGTCAAGTAAAATATATCATGAAGAAGCTCCAAGATATTCTTATCTCAACCAGGACAATGGCTGTGCTGTTACTGGTGTACGCATTTGCAATGGCTTATGCAACGTTCTTAGAAAATGACTATGGAACACCTACAGCCAAGGCTTTGATCTATGAAGCAAAATGGTTTGAATTAATCATGTTTCTGCTCATTCTCAACTTTGTAGGAAATATCGCAAGATACAGACTGTGGAGAAGAGAAAAATGGCCGGTTCTGGTCTTTCACCTTGCTTTTATCCTTATTTTTATAGGAGGTGCTATCACTAGATACATCAGTTTTGAAGGTACAATGCACATCAGGGAAGGCGAAACTTCCAATGAGATTGTAACGGATAAAAATTTCTTTAAAATTAAAATAGAAGAAAAAGGAGATGCTCTTGATTATCAGGATATTCCTTACTTGATGTCACCACTGCATAAAGACTTTAAAGCAACTTACGATTTCCATGGAAAAGAAATAAAGGTCTTTACAAAAGAATTTATTCAGAGGAAAAAAGACAGCTTAATTGCTGAGCCGAACGGCGAAGAATATCTTCACCTGGTTTCTACGGGATCTACAGGCAGACAGAATATCTATATCAAACCGGGGGAGACAAAATCTATTAACGGAACTTTGGTAACATTCAACAGAGCGATCGAAGGGGCTGTAGAATTTAAAAAAGAAGACGGGAAAATATTCATCAAAACACCTGTAGATGCAGCTTTCATGACGATGGCAACACAGGCTACAGGAAGTACCAAGAAAGATGAATTCCAACCTTTGGTTTTGAGAAGTTTATATACGATCAACGAATTGAAGCTGGTGGTGCCTGAAGGTCTTAAAAAAGGAAGGCTGATGGCTTTTGAAGGAGATAAAAAGAAAGATGCTATGGTACCTGATATGCTGAGAATAGAGCTTCAGGGACCAAAAACAAAACAGCTGGTTGATCTTTCTGTAGAAAAAGGTAATCCTAATGCCTTTAAACAGGTAACTATGGACGGCCTGAATATTATGCTTGGTTTCGGTCCTAAAGTATATAATACCCCTTTTGCGCTGAAGCTTGATGACTTCGTAATGGAAACTTATCCGGGAAGCTCATCTCCAAGTGCTTACGAAAGTCATGTTAAAATCATTGATGAAGGAAAGGAAACTCCTTATAAAATTTATATGAACCACGTTTTAAATCATAAAGGATACCGTTTTTTCCAGTCAAGTTTTGATCCGGACAGAATGGGAACTGTACTTTCTGTAAATCATGATTTCTGGGGAACTATTATTTCTTATATAGGATATGCACTTTTATTCTTAGGAATGTTTGTAATCTTCTTTTGGAAAGGAACTCACTTCTGGAAATTGAATAAAATGCTTACTGACGCCAATAAAAAGAAAACAAAAGCAGCAGCAGTATTATTCTTGTTTTTAAGCTTAGGCTTAAATGCCCAGAAAATTGAGACGCATGGAACAACAGATGGAAGCAGAGAACATGTACACGTAGAAGGTGAAAATAATATGCATGCCCAGCCTTTGGACGGCTCTGCTCCAAAGCAAAACTCATTGGCGACCCCGATGGCAAAAATGAGATCTATCTCACCTGATGAAATTATTGCAAGAAACAGAATCAGCAAAGAACATGCAGATAAATTCGGATACCTTTTAGTACAGAATTTTGACGGAAGAATTGTTCCTATTAATACAGAGGCATTAGATGTTCTTAGAAAATTATACAAAAAGGATGAATTTAAAGGAACAGATGGAAAGTCTTTAACTGCTAACCAGTGGTTTCTTTCAATCAATACAGATACTCCAAGCTGGACTATGGTGCCAATGATTAAAGTGGGGCCAAAAGGAGGTGACGAACTGAAAAAGAAAACAAAAGCTAATGATGATGAGTATACCTCATTAATGAATCTTTTTCCTGCAGATGCCAATGGTAATCTAACTTATATTCTAGAACATGATTACAATACGGCATTCCGCAAGAAACCGGCTGACCAGACAAACTATGATAAAGAAGTAATTGCTGTAAACGAAAGAGTACAGATTTTCAATGAGTTTTTCAGCGGCCAGTTTATGAGAATTGTTCCTGTTAAAAATGATGCGAATCATACCTGGCATTCATGGCTGGATCAGAAATTCGAACCGGATATGGAATCTCAGCAGGTAATGGGACCTTATTTTGCAGAGGCGCTTACAGCACAGAAAACCGGAGACTGGAGTAAAGCTGATAAAGAATTGGCAAAGCTTTCAGAATATCAGCAAAAATGGGGCAAAGCAGTAGTTCCTGCAAAATCTAAAGTAGATCTTGAGGTTTTCATGAATAAAGCAAATATTAATTTTAAATTATTAATCTTTTATACCATCATTGGTGGGCTTCTTCTGATCTTAGGATTTATTGAATTATTTAAGCCTAAAAAAGTTTTAAATAAAACCATTAAAGTAATTATTGCTGCTGGTTTAATAGGATATATCTGTCACTTCCTGGGCCTTGTTGCAAGATGGTATATTTCAGGACATGCACCTTGGAGTAATGGATATGAAGCCATTATATTTATCTCGTGGGTAGGGATTACAGCCGGATTATTCCTTTACAGAAATTCTAATGCTCTGATACCTGCATCAGGATTTATGGTGGCCGTTATTATGATGGGATTTGCACACGGAGGTTCAGCGCTTGATCCACAGATCACACCGCTGGTTCCGGTATTGAAATCTTACTGGCTGATTGTTCACGTAGCGATCATCACATCGAGTTATGGTTTCTTTGCCCTCTCAATGATTATTGCAGTGATCTCTCTTGTATTCTATATTATATCAAATAAAGACACCTATAAACTTCACCACGATACTACATTAAAAGAATTGGTAATTGTGTCAGAAATGTCACTGACCATTGGTCTTTTTGCCTTAACAGTTGGAAACTTCTTAGGAGGAATCTGGGCCAATGAATCATGGGGAAGATACTGGAGCTGGGACCCGAAAGAAACATGGGCCTTCATTTCAATTATGGTCTATGCTTTTGTACTGCATATGAGATTGGTTCCAGGATTGAGAAGCAGATGGGCATTCCATGTAGCAACTATGTTTGCATTCTGTTCTATGGTAATGACTTACTTCGGAGTTAATTATTATCTGAGCGGACTTCACTCTTATGCAGCAGGGGATCCTGTTCCGGTTCCGGCATGGGTTTACATCGGATTGGGAACAATGCTTCTTCTGTCAGCTGTTTCTTATTTCAAGTTTAAAACTTTAACGAAGAAATAATCTTTTTTAAATATAAAAACAAGATCCCGGAATTTATTCCGGGATTTTTTTGTGATGCGAAACCCTTGTCAAGGTTTAAAAACCTTGACAAGGGTAACAGGAGTCTAATCTTTTCTTTCAGCTTTCTTAACCCGTATTCAGGAACCACAAAAAAATTATCAATAATCATTCAGGATTCAAAACTTATGTATATCTTTATGATATCAAATTAATATCAAATTAAATTTACAATCATGGAAAAAGTTTTAAAGCCCATGTCTGGGTATCTGGCATTAGTATTCTGTCTGATTTTATTTGCAGGAGCTATTTATTTCTTTATTTCCGGAGTTGAGCAGAGTATTACCTACGTCATTCTTGCTATGCTGTGCTTTCTGTTGTTTTGTTTCTTTCTGAAAGGTCTGATGATCATTCAGCCGAATCACTCAAGAGTACTCAACTTCTTTGGAAAATATGTAGGAACCGTAAAAGATAACGGGCTGTTTTTCATCAATCCTTTGTATTCATCCCAGAAAATGTCTTTACGTTCTGAAAACCTGCAGGGTCAGACTTTGAAGGTAAATGATAAAATGGGTAATCCTATTGAAATTGGGGTTGTTATGGTCTGGAAAGTAGGAGATACCTACAAAGCTGCTTTTGATGTGGAGCGTTATTCAGAATTTGTAAGAATGCAGAGCGAAGCTGCGGTTCGTCACCTGGCGATGAGCTTTCCTTATGACAATTTAGAAGATGATCATGCTCCGATTACTTTAAGGGAAGGCGGTGATAAGATCAATTCTATTTTGGAACAGGAGCTTACCGACAGACTTTCAAAAGCAGGAATCGTAATTCAGGAAGCGAGAATTTCTCATCTGGCCTATGCATCAGAAATTGCAGGTGCGATGCTTCAGAGACAACAAGCTACAGCAATTGTAGCAGCAAGAACTAAGATTGTAGAAGGTGCTGTAGGAATGGTAGATCTGGCATTGAAAAAACTTTCCGAGGAAAATATTGTAGAGTTGGATGATGAAAGAAAAGCAGCAATGGTGAGCAACTTAATGGTGGTGCTTTGCGGTGAAAAAGCAGCTCAGCCGATCTTAAATGCAGGAACTCTTTATTAAAAATGAAGATGGTATACTTAGATTTTATAACAAATTTAACTGAATAACGTCTTTACAGGCTAACATCAGGTTTATTAAACGAAATCTTTGCGTCCTGTACGTTATTGAAAAGTATTACTAAAAAACAGGCAAAAAGAAAAAAATGAAATCGGAAAAAACTTCAAAATCCTCCGAAACCAAAGGCAAAAAATCCTTTGTCATAAGGATTGATGAATCTACCTATAAAATGGTGGAGAAGTGGGCGAATGACGAATTCAGGAGTGTAAACGGACAGATCGAATATCTCTTACATCAAAGCCTGGTCAATTCGGGGAGAAAAAAGAAAGACGAAGAGGAAATCAAGTAAAGCTTAAAGCAAAACAGTTGAAAATAAAAAAACTATAAAAAATTATTCAATTTACTCTAACAATAAAAAAGCAGAGAAATTTTCTCTGCTTTTTTATTGTTAATTGTCCCGTCCTAAAATAGGTTGACCTAAAATCGATTTATTTATGGAAGACGAAGAATTATCTAGAAAAAAGCGCAGTCAAAAAGATTATACATTGTGCTTTAAATTGAGCGTTGTTTCTCAAGTAGAAAAAGGCGAACTTACTTATAAACAAGCTCAAAAACACTATGGAATTCAGGGAAGAAGTACGGTTTTGGTCTGGTTGAGAAGATATGGTAACTTAGATTGGATAAAACCAAGTATCCATACCATGTCAAGATCCAAAGAAACCCCGGCCCAGAAAATTAAACGTCTGGAGAAAGAACTTTCCGATGAAAAGCTGAAAAATAAAGTACTCAATACAATGATTGAGATTTCAGATGGGCAATATGGCACTCAGATCAGAAAAAAGTATTTATCCCAACAATCCTCAGACTCCAAAAAGAGGGATTAAGCCTCTCCAAAATATGTAGATTGTTTGGGATAAGCCGCCAAAATATTTATCAGACTCAAAAGCGGTATATCAAGCGGGAAGATGAACTTTTGAGAATCAAGGAAATGGTTAAAGCAATACGAATGGAGCTTCCCAGGCTGGGAACCCGAAAGCTTTACTATTTGCTGAAAGAATGTTTTGATAAAGAAGATATTAAAATAGGCAGAGATGCTTTATTTCAATATTTAAAAAGAGAAAATTTATTAATTTATCCTAAAAAGAAATATATAAAGACCACTTTTTCAAAACATTGGCTCAGAAAGCATCCTAATTTATTAAAAAATATTAAAGCAGAACGGCCAGAACAAGTTTTTGTAAGCGATATCACTTATCTGAAAACAAGGGAATCGGTATGCTATTTATCTTTAGTGACGGATGCTTACAGCAGAAAGATTATGGGGTTCTCGGTGAGCACAAATATGAATTCTGAAAACGTTGCAAAAGCATTGAAAATGGCAGTGAAGAACAGAATTACCCATAATTCTCTTATTCATCATTCGGATAGAGGATTGCAATATTGTTCGGGATATTATCAAAAGGTACTTAATCAATATCAAATTCAACCTTCCATGACGGATGGATATGATTGTTATCAAAATGCATTGGCAGAAAGAATTAATGGAATATTGAAGCAGGAATTTCTATTTAATAAAGCTAAAAATAAAGATGATCTTAATGAATTGATAAAAGAAAGTATTTATCTTTATAACAATAAAAGACCTCACTTAAGCCTAAAGATGCAAACACCGGAGCAAGTGCATAAAAAATCCGAAGAAAAATATTCCTCCGGATTTAGTTAAATATTGTTTAATTATTGTCAATCTATTTTAGGACGACTCAAATATATCAATTATTTATTCAAACAATGCCGTAAAGTAATTACTGATTACAGTCCAGAAATTTTTACCCAGAAAATAAATAAGGGTAGAAGTAATGATTCCCTTTACGGTAAAGAATATAATACCGCCTATACCAAATTTTTTAACCAGGCTTTTCCATTTGGAGCTTTTCTCCTCTTTTGCAGGTTCATTTACCATCTTATTATTTTCCATTCCTGAAATTCAAATGATTACCTTACAAAGATAAGCATGTTTATAATTAGTCCAAATAAAAAGCGTGTTAAAAATTAAAATTTTGAGGTTCGCATAATATTTCTATCTTTAAAGGAAACGAAAAGTAAAAATTTTATGTCTAAAAAAGTAAAGGATTTCGGAATCGAAAAAACACTTAAAAACCTTGGTATTAAAGAAGAAAACAAAGGGGCTTCAGTGGGCGGAAAATATTTTGCTTCGGGAAAAACGATAGAAAGTTTTTCACCCGTAGATGGCAAATTAATAGCTAAAATAAAGACTTCCGGAGAAAGTGATTATGATAAAGTAATTGAGACCGCTCAGAAGGCGTTTCAGGAGTTTAGAGCCATTCCTTCTCCTAAAAGGGGTGAGATCGTTAGACAACTTGGCCAGAAATTAAGAATATATAAGGATGACCTTGGAAAATTGGTTTCCTATGAAATGGGTAAATCTCTTCAGGAAGGTTTGGGAGAAGTTCAGGAAATGATTGATATCTGTGATTTTGCAGTAGGTGTCTCAAGACAGCTTCACGGCTATACCATGCACTCGGAAAGACCGGGCCACAGAATGTACGAGCAGTACCATCCGCTTGGTGTGGTGGGAATCATCACCGCTTTTAATTTTCCGGTTGCTGTTTGGGCCTGGAATACAGCTTTAGCATGGATCTGCGGAAATGTTACTATCTGGAAGCCATCAGAAAAAACACCATTATGTGCTATCGCATGCCAGAACATTATGGCTGAAGTAATAAAAGAGAACAACCTTCCCGAAGGTGTTTCCAGCGTATTGGTTTCAGACCATGAGATCGGTCAGAAGCTGGTAGATGATAAAAGAGTGGCATTAGTTTCGTTCACAGGTTCTACAAGAGTAGGAAGAATGGTTTCTTCCAAAGTAGCAGAAAGATTCGGGAAATCTATCCTTGAATTAGGTGGAAACAATGCCATCATTATTTCTAAAGATGCAGATATCGATATGTCTATTATCGGAGCTGTTTTCGGAGCTGTAGGTACGGCAGGACAAAGATGTACATCAACACGAAGACTGATCATTCACGAAAGTGTTTACAATGAAGTGAAAAACAGATTGGTAAAAGCGTACGGACAGCTGAAAATCGGAAATCCATTAGACGAAAATAATCATGTTGGACCGCTTATCGATGTTGATGCAGTGAATCAGTATGAAGAAGCAATCAAAAAATGTAAAAAAGAAGGTGGGAAATTTGCTGTTGAAGGTGGTGTTTTAAGCGGAAAAGATTACGAATCAGGATGCTATGTAAAACCATGTATCGCAGAAGTGAAAAACTCTTACGAGGTCGTTCAGCACGAAACGTTTGCACCGATTCTTTACCTTATTAAATATAAAACATTGGAGGAAGCTATTGCTATCCAGAATGATGTTCCTCAGGGATTATCATCTGCTATCATGACTCAGAATTTGAGAGAAGCAGAATTATTCCTTTCGTATGCAGGTTCAGATTGCGGTATTGCCAACGTAAACATTGGAACTTCAGGTGCTGAGATAGGGGGTGCTTTCGGTGGAGAAAAAGAGACCGGAGGCGGAAGAGAATCCGGTTCAGACGCTTGGAAATACTATATGAGAAGACAAACCAATACTATAAATTATACAGCTCAACTTCCTTTGGCACAGGGAATTAAATTCGATCTGTAAAAATTCTAATTTAAACGAAGACCATTAAAATATTAAGAAAGCCGGAGATTTATAACACATAACAAATTTCTAAATCTCCATATTTCTTAATCACTAAATTCTAAAAAATATGGAACAAACAATTGATATAAAAGTAAATAAAGTAAAAGAAACAGTAGGAAGACACGTTTTGGCAGACGGCTTTGATTTCGTGATGGATATTGAGAAATCCCATGGCTCATGGTTGTATGACAAGCTTACAGGCAGAGAATATCTGGATATGTTTTCCATGTTTGCATCAGCATCTGTAGGCTACAATCACCCTTATCTTGTAGAAAGGTCAGAATGGTTGGGAAGAATGGCGGTGAACAAGCCAACCCTTGCAGATGTATATTCCGAAGAATATGCTCATTTTCTGGAAGTTTTTGAAAGAGTGGTGATTCCTGAAGAACTGCAGTATGCTTTCTTTATTGAAGGTGGAAGTTTAGGGGTGGAAAATGCAATGAAGGCTTGCTTCGACTGGAAAACACGTAAGAATTTCGAAAAAGGGCTTCAGACAGAAGCCGGAATCTGTATCCATTTCAAACAGGCTTTCCACGGAAGAAGTGGTTATACTTTAAGCCTTACCAATACTTCCGATCCCAGAAAATATCAGTATTTCCCATTGTTCGACTGGCCAAGAATCTTAAATCCTAAATTATCTTTCCCAATCACAGAAGAGAATTTAGAAGAAACCATTAAGAATGAAAGACTGGCGCTTATTCAGATTGAGGAAGCTATTCTGATGAACCCGAATAAAGTGGCATGCATCATCATCGAACCTATTCAGGCTGAAGGTGGAGACAATCACTTTAGAGACGAATTCTTGCTAGGTTTAAGAAAGCTGTGTGATCAGAATGAGATCTTATTGATTTTTGATGAAGTTCAGACCGGTATCGCAATAACAGGAAAAATGTGGGCGTTCCAGCATTTTACAGCAAAACCCGATATTATTTCTTTCGGAAAAAAAGCTCAGGTTTGCGGTGTTTTAGCGAACAAAGAAAAATTCGATGAGATCCCGAACAACGTTTTTAGAGAAAGTTCAAGAATCAATTCTACTTTCGGAGGAAACTTTATTGATATGCTTCGTTTCCAGCTGGTGATGGAAGTTATCGAGAAGGAAAATCTTGTTGAAAATGCAAGAGTGGTTGGTGATTATCTGTTAGAAAGATTAAAAGAACTTGCTCAAAAATATCCTCAGACCGTTTCCAATGCAAGAGGAAGAGGTTTGATGTGCGCTGTTGATCTTCCTTCAGCTGAACATAGAAACCATCTGATGAACGAGCTTTTCAAAGACGGATTAATCATTCTTCCGTGTGGAGATCAGTCACTTCGTTTCAGACCACACCTGAATGTTTCCAAAGAAGAAATTCAATTGGCTTTAGATAAAATAGAGAGCAATATTAATAAAATTTAAAATCAAAGATTTGTAATTTTAAAAAAAACATTGTACATTTAGATACTCAAACGATATAGAATATGGAAAGAAGTACGAGAGTATCGGTTTTTGAAAGCGACAAGCCTTCAGAAATCCAACTCATAAAGTCTAAATTGGATGATGCACAAATTACAAACAGCGTCGAAAACAGTTACCTTACATTTACGACAACGCCTACCGCAACATCATTAAAAGTTTTGGTAAAGTTGGAAGACGAGAGGAAAGCATTTGATATTATTGATGCTTATCTTCAACAAAATGAAAATTAATAAAAAACAATTTCATAATTTTAAATTTTACTACTTCGAACCGAAAATTAATTAAATTAATTTTCGGTTTTTTAATTCAAAAAATAAATATTAGCAGAAGATTTAAACATTAAAAAATTGAGAAGTTTAGAAATTAGGGCCATTAGTTTTATAAGATATTTGATGATAGAGTTGGTTTAATCCAATAATAAAAATCAAAGAATGTCCTGATTTTTCAATTCCTTAATTAAAATTAAAAAAATGAGTTCAGAGATTAAATTAAGAAAAGCACAGATTGATGACAGGGATGTAATCTGGGGAATTATCCAGCAATCCATTGAAAGAAGAAAACAGGACGGAAGTACCCAATGGCAGAATGGATATCCAAACATAGGAACCGTAGAAAGCGATATTGCAAAAGGTTTTGCATATGTACTTACCGTAGATGGAGAAATTGCAGTTTATGCAGCCCTTATACTCAACGATGAGCCTGCCTATAGTTCCATCGAAGGAGCATGGCTCAGCGATGGTGAATTCGTAGTGGTGCATAGAGTAGCGATAGATAGGAAATTTGCAGGTCAGGGAATGGTAAAGAAGCTCTTCGACCATATTGAGGATTTTACAAAGTCCCACGGAATTCAAAGTATAAAAGTAGATACAAACTACGACAATATTGCCATGTTGAAAATCCTGGAAAGTAAAGGGTATTCCTACTGTGGTGAAGTTCTTTTGGCAGACGGAATGAGAAAGGCCTATGAGAAGATTATATTTTAGGCAAAAAG
The Chryseobacterium sp. W4I1 DNA segment above includes these coding regions:
- a CDS encoding DNA translocase FtsK; translated protein: MDKKTQTKPTESPDKGKILSKPRIFFGLTFILFSIVLTLSFVSYLMNWKADQSQAGTMTDKTIQSSNVFGKVGDWLGNIFIFESIGIASFIIAFLFLVVGTLILKKRTFKPWKTIGHSLFFICWLPIFMGAVTKGQGVLGGVYGYQIMDYLNAIIGPVGLWVVLASSILLYFILEFNLRPSSIKAKLDKINDHTIGKVKSMMPSSEENFEADTELEEEAEETIPNVTVTDVSSKPKAKDQEPVSVPKGFPEVQPVADIETIVTPNHTSFEEEEKPVSLNLNTRPSLPTSTPEQAFDMTPVSPAINVPVPPVSSPAQDNIKFNVEVAQVIDVLDDSDRKSQELVEKHGLYDHKLDLAGFQMPPVELLKDYGNEEISINKEELEENKNKIVGLLKNFNVGISEIKATIGPTVTLYEIVPEAGIRVSAIKKLQDDIALNLSALGIRIIAPMPGKGTIGIEVPRKNPTMVSMRSVIASHKFQNTDMDLPVVFGKTISNEVFMADLSKMPHLLMAGATGQGKSVGINAILTSLLYKKHPSELKFVMVDPKKVELSLYSKIERHYLAKLPDAEEAIITDTNKVINTLNSLCIEMDTRYDLLKNAFCKNLKEYNKKFTERKLNPENGHRYLPYIVLVVDEFADLIMTAGKEVELPIARLAQLARAVGIHLIVATQRPSVNVITGMIKANFPARAAFRVISSVDSRTILDSTGADQLIGKGDMLYFNGNEILRLQCAFVDTPEVERLAEYIGEQKGYSSAFLLPEFVSEDSTSTVGAFDPNEKDALFEEAARIIVSTQQGSTSMLQRQLKLGYNRAGRIMDQLEATGIVGGFNGAKAREVIISDLHSLEQFLEDLRN
- the ccsA gene encoding cytochrome c biogenesis protein CcsA — translated: MKKLQDILISTRTMAVLLLVYAFAMAYATFLENDYGTPTAKALIYEAKWFELIMFLLILNFVGNIARYRLWRREKWPVLVFHLAFILIFIGGAITRYISFEGTMHIREGETSNEIVTDKNFFKIKIEEKGDALDYQDIPYLMSPLHKDFKATYDFHGKEIKVFTKEFIQRKKDSLIAEPNGEEYLHLVSTGSTGRQNIYIKPGETKSINGTLVTFNRAIEGAVEFKKEDGKIFIKTPVDAAFMTMATQATGSTKKDEFQPLVLRSLYTINELKLVVPEGLKKGRLMAFEGDKKKDAMVPDMLRIELQGPKTKQLVDLSVEKGNPNAFKQVTMDGLNIMLGFGPKVYNTPFALKLDDFVMETYPGSSSPSAYESHVKIIDEGKETPYKIYMNHVLNHKGYRFFQSSFDPDRMGTVLSVNHDFWGTIISYIGYALLFLGMFVIFFWKGTHFWKLNKMLTDANKKKTKAAAVLFLFLSLGLNAQKIETHGTTDGSREHVHVEGENNMHAQPLDGSAPKQNSLATPMAKMRSISPDEIIARNRISKEHADKFGYLLVQNFDGRIVPINTEALDVLRKLYKKDEFKGTDGKSLTANQWFLSINTDTPSWTMVPMIKVGPKGGDELKKKTKANDDEYTSLMNLFPADANGNLTYILEHDYNTAFRKKPADQTNYDKEVIAVNERVQIFNEFFSGQFMRIVPVKNDANHTWHSWLDQKFEPDMESQQVMGPYFAEALTAQKTGDWSKADKELAKLSEYQQKWGKAVVPAKSKVDLEVFMNKANINFKLLIFYTIIGGLLLILGFIELFKPKKVLNKTIKVIIAAGLIGYICHFLGLVARWYISGHAPWSNGYEAIIFISWVGITAGLFLYRNSNALIPASGFMVAVIMMGFAHGGSALDPQITPLVPVLKSYWLIVHVAIITSSYGFFALSMIIAVISLVFYIISNKDTYKLHHDTTLKELVIVSEMSLTIGLFALTVGNFLGGIWANESWGRYWSWDPKETWAFISIMVYAFVLHMRLVPGLRSRWAFHVATMFAFCSMVMTYFGVNYYLSGLHSYAAGDPVPVPAWVYIGLGTMLLLSAVSYFKFKTLTKK
- a CDS encoding SPFH domain-containing protein; this translates as MEKVLKPMSGYLALVFCLILFAGAIYFFISGVEQSITYVILAMLCFLLFCFFLKGLMIIQPNHSRVLNFFGKYVGTVKDNGLFFINPLYSSQKMSLRSENLQGQTLKVNDKMGNPIEIGVVMVWKVGDTYKAAFDVERYSEFVRMQSEAAVRHLAMSFPYDNLEDDHAPITLREGGDKINSILEQELTDRLSKAGIVIQEARISHLAYASEIAGAMLQRQQATAIVAARTKIVEGAVGMVDLALKKLSEENIVELDDERKAAMVSNLMVVLCGEKAAQPILNAGTLY
- a CDS encoding Arc family DNA binding domain-containing protein is translated as MKSEKTSKSSETKGKKSFVIRIDESTYKMVEKWANDEFRSVNGQIEYLLHQSLVNSGRKKKDEEEIK
- a CDS encoding IS3 family transposase (programmed frameshift), coding for MEDEELSRKKRSQKDYTLCFKLSVVSQVEKGELTYKQAQKHYGIQGRSTVLVWLRRYGNLDWIKPSIHTMSRSKETPAQKIKRLEKELSDEKLKNKVLNTMIEISDGQYGTQIRKKYLSQQSFRLQKEGLSLSKICRLFGISRQNIYQTQKRYIKREDELLRIKEMVKAIRMELPRLGTRKLYYLLKECFDKEDIKIGRDALFQYLKRENLLIYPKKKYIKTTFSKHWLRKHPNLLKNIKAERPEQVFVSDITYLKTRESVCYLSLVTDAYSRKIMGFSVSTNMNSENVAKALKMAVKNRITHNSLIHHSDRGLQYCSGYYQKVLNQYQIQPSMTDGYDCYQNALAERINGILKQEFLFNKAKNKDDLNELIKESIYLYNNKRPHLSLKMQTPEQVHKKSEEKYSSGFS